In Canis lupus familiaris isolate Mischka breed German Shepherd chromosome 15, alternate assembly UU_Cfam_GSD_1.0, whole genome shotgun sequence, the genomic stretch ATGTTAAGGATTCAAGTCAAAGCAACAGTATCGGGAAGGCCTGCAGTTTGCTGCGCAGTAAATGGTACTTTAGTAAGTAAATGGCCAgcctcagagaagcagagacaagcaCTGTATTTCCCCTGTCATATTAGCAAATACACAGAAGGGCAACTTAAAAAATGGATTTACTTCACAACTACTGGTTCTCTCGCCCACAAACATACGTCAGAATTACCTGCGAAGGAAggttctaaaaaatatttaagtctggGCCTCACGCCTGGAGAAGGCTGCAAGGAGTGGGGGCTTGGGATGCTGGCATTTTCAAAAAGCTCTTGGGGGAGTTCAGAGGTTGCCTTCTGCTTGAGTCTCTTGACTTTTTAGGTTGACTGGGAGTACTTTGCGCTTTTGGGGCCACTGTTTGGGAGTGTGGGGAGCTTTCTTTGCAGATTTATTAGCAGTAGTAAAGAACTTGGCCCCTGGCTTTTTGGTCTTCTGTCTTGGGTCTTTTTTCCCCAGtgaagagtttctttctttctctgcctcttctttgaTTCTTGGCTTCTTCTCCAGGCCGTTACCTGGAGTCTTGGGCTCTGCAGCCTTTGGGGTCTCCAAACCCAGAAAGgcctttctctttattccatgGGGTCTGTTGGGACCAAGGCTCTTTTTTTGAGACTTCTTTCCTGCAGCGTGGTTTTGCATCTCTACGTTTTCTTTCGCTGGACTCCCTATTGGTATGAGGAGTGGGATCTCGTCTTTGGACTCATCTTGCACCTTCTGCTGGGTTTTTCCTCTACCGGCCTCTTTCTTCTCACAAGCTTGCACCTTCTCCTTCTGGGGGGCAGGGTCCTTTGCAGCAGCATCACTAGTTTTGGGGTCCGCATCCTCTTCCTTCGGGGCCAATGCGGCCTTTCTAGCCTGTTTCATaagcctttttttccttcttctttttttgtttttcacaatgctctttttgtttttgttttttctttgcttcctttttcttctgacTAGGAGTGCACATTCCCTTGGCTTCATCCTGACAGCtgacaaatgaggaaaagatGGGCAGGGA encodes the following:
- the LOC612497 gene encoding LOW QUALITY PROTEIN: ribosomal L1 domain-containing protein 1-like isoform X2 (The sequence of the model RefSeq protein was modified relative to this genomic sequence to represent the inferred CDS: deleted 4 bases in 3 codons; substituted 1 base at 1 genomic stop codon) produces the protein MEGSAPPSPSSSTAASASTPETEEQLDQGQMRKAVEALFAHPRSRKNANGLLLNENENLFLMVILWKIPSKELRVRQALPRGVQSDLTDISLLTQDEPNLTPEKTGWFYKKLLNKHGIKTLSQITPFXTLKKEYKAYEAKLCLLGSSDFFLTDATTRWLLPSHLGRHFYHREKVPVPVNLLAKNLSRDINECIGGTVLNISRSGSCSAIRVGHTGMEVEHVIHNLMAVSKRLSQKLPEKWESVKLLYVKTARSASLPIFSSFVSCQDEAKGMCTPSQKKKEAKKKQKQKEHCEKQKKKKEKKAYKQARKAALAPKEEDADPKTSDAAAKDPAPQKEKVQACEKKEAGRGKTQQKVQDESKDEIPLLIPIGSPAKENVEMQNHAAGKKSQKKSLGPNRPHGIKRKAFLGLETPKAAEPKTPGNGLEKKPRIKEEAEKERNSSLGKKDPRQKTKKPGAKFFTTANKSAKKAPHTPKQWPQKRKVPSQPKKSRDSSRRQPLNSPKSFLKMPASQAPTPCSLLQA